A single Sutterella megalosphaeroides DNA region contains:
- the rpoZ gene encoding DNA-directed RNA polymerase subunit omega, producing the protein MARITVEDCLKKIPNRFQMVLVAAYRARQITQGYAPKVDAKDKPTVIALREIAKGEVGLEMLQRVP; encoded by the coding sequence ATGGCCCGTATTACCGTTGAAGACTGCCTGAAGAAGATCCCGAACCGCTTCCAGATGGTTCTCGTTGCCGCTTACCGCGCGCGCCAGATCACGCAGGGCTACGCCCCGAAGGTCGACGCCAAGGACAAGCCCACCGTGATCGCGCTTCGTGAAATCGCGAAGGGCGAAGTGGGTCTCGAAATGCTCCAGCGCGTGCCGTAA